The following coding sequences lie in one Mycobacterium gordonae genomic window:
- a CDS encoding TPR repeat region-containing protein, with protein sequence MQVICCRRPRLVDGYPTAAAMVTRHQIESANPRAVLDAVDAWKRSAKEMVDHAATYRNAVTLPGGQPWSGQTRDAAVAMAQRDYAAIEHVRQAIDAMGDAAANGINGPVIKNLNEARRLIAEAEANGFGVNDDLSVTDTKKHDDDAPDPKRTQARDNYEMAIRQAAQQWWNADLAVARQIDNDRKALSANFSALGAAALNAEEGRDDGADLADSHPLSPEERQRLLAAGTLTQAQLDALARGEPVPVGAGRMAYLYQLSQSLNGKSPAEIKALLDGLPTDTREALQHGLAIISNKNALSGVANSQGVTDATRDSFIPAAGSLANLPKGIVQELTRQDRGIGDRYGPAGAIVQTPEKYYRGLAELHDISEIFRPARGGEAYLNGSEGAKSMLAAASQYANADIDNRIRLTDYPHQNSPGGGISGVLGASGPGPNAPDPHVALADIVQVAGHDHVGMSELATNQDLIGFDAAGRGVRSNDYFLRGLLEETWGDQSAKVGSAFDWMGNDPHNPINARTADAVAHFVSDYKADFNDLPGSATTFGSTNPGLAEALSVGLGPYLSALAGNSAAPELFNMPDVHQFENQQQMANLFSVLDQNHNSGMIINDAAMQQQRFLDIAGIDSDNHHRELEISGRMQGAMHVGIDDAKAVDAQYHVQQVEQQYHDRGAAVDAWARDQGSLSGLAGLIPEVKVPAALENALAPWMRPDGGPMPNTVNIAGDNFLHDYVESRGMGTSTVRENTAILEGLIQRNPAIADNPAIVPYVIHTENGPTLDYEAINADDKKFVHDFNAVVTPEIFNKPAFDDAINNDGTQHTKW encoded by the coding sequence GTGCAGGTGATCTGCTGCCGTCGCCCCCGCCTCGTTGACGGCTACCCGACGGCAGCCGCCATGGTGACCCGCCACCAGATCGAATCCGCCAATCCGCGGGCCGTGCTCGACGCTGTGGATGCGTGGAAACGCTCGGCCAAGGAGATGGTTGACCACGCGGCCACCTATCGCAATGCAGTCACACTGCCCGGCGGTCAGCCGTGGTCGGGTCAAACCCGCGACGCCGCGGTGGCAATGGCCCAAAGAGACTATGCGGCAATCGAACACGTGCGGCAAGCGATCGACGCGATGGGCGATGCGGCGGCCAACGGCATCAACGGTCCGGTCATCAAGAACCTCAACGAGGCACGCCGGCTCATCGCCGAAGCGGAAGCCAACGGGTTCGGAGTCAACGACGACCTTTCGGTCACCGACACCAAGAAGCACGACGACGACGCGCCCGACCCCAAACGGACCCAGGCGCGCGACAACTACGAAATGGCGATCAGGCAGGCCGCCCAGCAGTGGTGGAATGCGGACTTGGCGGTTGCCAGGCAGATCGACAACGACAGGAAGGCGTTATCCGCCAATTTCAGCGCGTTGGGCGCCGCGGCGCTCAACGCCGAGGAAGGCCGCGACGACGGCGCCGACCTCGCCGACAGTCACCCGCTCTCGCCCGAAGAGCGGCAGAGGCTCCTTGCGGCCGGGACACTGACACAGGCACAGTTGGACGCTCTCGCCCGGGGCGAACCGGTCCCGGTCGGCGCGGGCCGGATGGCATACCTCTACCAGCTGTCGCAGTCGCTGAACGGGAAAAGTCCCGCGGAGATCAAAGCGCTGCTGGACGGCTTGCCTACCGACACCCGCGAGGCGCTGCAGCACGGTCTGGCGATCATCTCCAACAAGAACGCATTGTCCGGAGTCGCGAACAGCCAAGGCGTCACAGATGCAACGCGCGACAGCTTCATTCCGGCCGCAGGAAGCCTGGCAAACCTGCCCAAGGGCATCGTTCAAGAGCTAACCCGCCAAGACCGCGGGATAGGTGACCGATACGGCCCCGCCGGGGCCATCGTTCAAACTCCCGAGAAGTATTATCGCGGTCTTGCTGAACTGCACGATATTTCGGAGATCTTCCGGCCGGCGCGCGGCGGGGAGGCGTACCTGAACGGCAGTGAAGGGGCCAAGTCGATGCTCGCGGCGGCCAGCCAATACGCCAACGCCGATATCGACAACCGAATACGCCTGACCGATTATCCTCATCAGAATTCTCCCGGCGGCGGCATATCCGGTGTGCTTGGCGCGTCCGGCCCCGGCCCGAACGCACCCGATCCGCACGTCGCATTGGCTGACATCGTCCAGGTGGCCGGACACGACCACGTCGGGATGAGCGAATTGGCCACGAACCAGGACTTGATAGGTTTCGATGCCGCCGGGCGCGGCGTTCGATCCAACGACTATTTCCTGCGTGGCCTGCTGGAAGAGACGTGGGGCGATCAGTCGGCGAAGGTCGGCAGCGCCTTCGACTGGATGGGCAACGACCCGCATAATCCGATCAACGCGCGCACCGCAGATGCGGTTGCCCACTTCGTGAGTGACTACAAGGCCGATTTCAATGACTTGCCGGGCAGCGCGACGACATTCGGCTCGACCAACCCCGGGCTGGCAGAAGCGCTCAGCGTCGGCCTCGGACCGTACTTAAGCGCCTTGGCTGGTAACTCAGCGGCCCCCGAATTATTTAATATGCCCGACGTTCATCAATTCGAGAATCAGCAGCAGATGGCCAACCTGTTCTCGGTGCTCGACCAGAACCACAACTCAGGGATGATCATCAACGATGCCGCGATGCAGCAGCAGCGTTTTCTGGATATCGCCGGCATCGACAGCGACAATCATCACCGTGAATTGGAGATCAGCGGACGAATGCAAGGCGCGATGCACGTGGGTATCGACGACGCGAAGGCAGTCGACGCGCAGTACCACGTTCAGCAAGTCGAACAGCAGTACCACGACCGGGGAGCCGCCGTCGACGCGTGGGCAAGGGATCAGGGCTCGTTGAGTGGCCTAGCCGGGTTGATTCCTGAAGTTAAGGTACCTGCGGCGCTGGAAAATGCCCTCGCGCCCTGGATGAGGCCCGACGGGGGGCCGATGCCGAACACGGTGAACATCGCGGGGGATAACTTCTTGCACGACTATGTGGAGTCGCGCGGGATGGGCACCAGCACTGTCCGTGAAAACACCGCAATACTGGAAGGGCTGATCCAGCGCAATCCTGCGATTGCAGATAATCCGGCGATCGTGCCGTATGTGATCCACACCGAAAACGGACCCACTCTGGATTACGAAGCGATTAACGCGGATGACAAAAAGTTTGTGCACGACTTTAACGCCGTCGTCACTCCAGAGATATTCAACAAACCGGCCTTTGACGACGCAATCAACAATGACGGAACCCAACATACGAAATGGTAG
- a CDS encoding amidohydrolase family protein yields MNKDDLILISVDDHIAEPADMFDAHVPARYKHRAPRVVIEPDGVQQWYYGDIRGRNMGLNAVAGKPREMYNVDASRYDEMRPGCFNVDERVRDMNAGGQLAGLNFPNFTGFSGQVLNQGPDRDVNLVMIKAYNDWHVDEWCAAYPGRFIPCGILPLYDVGEAAKEVKRLADKGCHAVTFSENPEALQMPSIHTKYWYPLFEAACENRTVLCTHVGSASRSPMVSMDAPASVMMTASSMMSMFTFTELIWAQFWADFPQLKFSLTEGDIGWMPYFLWRAEHVYQRHSGWTLATFPPGYAGPVDVFQRHFYTCFISDKVGVRNMDWFNEDMVCWESDFPHSDSNWPFAPEDVIETMGHLDDAVIDKITHENAMAAYSFDPFRYIPKEHARAGYLRGQAVDVDVVTHVGHQASQRDRDAWTRMTTFALQAQGATPVTVEASGIAGRATTLGN; encoded by the coding sequence ATGAACAAAGACGACCTGATCCTGATCAGCGTTGATGACCACATCGCCGAACCGGCCGACATGTTCGACGCGCACGTCCCGGCCAGGTACAAGCACCGCGCACCCAGGGTGGTGATCGAACCCGACGGTGTCCAGCAGTGGTACTACGGCGACATCCGCGGCCGGAACATGGGTCTGAATGCCGTGGCGGGCAAACCGCGCGAAATGTACAACGTCGATGCCTCCCGCTACGACGAGATGCGTCCGGGCTGCTTTAACGTCGACGAGCGGGTGCGTGACATGAACGCCGGGGGGCAGCTGGCCGGCCTGAACTTCCCGAACTTCACCGGGTTCTCCGGCCAGGTGCTCAACCAGGGCCCCGACCGCGACGTCAACCTGGTAATGATCAAGGCCTACAACGACTGGCACGTCGACGAGTGGTGTGCCGCCTATCCGGGCCGGTTCATCCCGTGCGGCATCCTCCCGCTCTACGACGTCGGCGAAGCGGCCAAAGAAGTCAAACGCCTGGCGGACAAGGGTTGTCACGCGGTGACCTTCTCGGAGAATCCAGAAGCGTTGCAGATGCCGAGCATTCACACCAAGTACTGGTACCCGCTGTTCGAAGCCGCGTGCGAGAACAGGACCGTCCTGTGCACCCACGTCGGCTCCGCGTCCCGTTCGCCCATGGTGTCCATGGACGCGCCGGCCAGCGTGATGATGACCGCCTCGTCGATGATGAGCATGTTCACCTTCACCGAACTCATCTGGGCGCAGTTCTGGGCCGACTTCCCGCAGTTGAAGTTCTCGCTCACCGAAGGCGACATCGGCTGGATGCCGTACTTCCTGTGGCGTGCCGAGCATGTCTACCAACGGCATTCGGGCTGGACGCTGGCGACGTTCCCGCCGGGCTACGCCGGGCCGGTCGATGTGTTCCAGCGGCACTTCTACACCTGTTTCATCAGCGACAAGGTCGGCGTGCGTAACATGGACTGGTTCAACGAGGACATGGTGTGCTGGGAGTCGGACTTCCCGCATTCGGACAGCAACTGGCCGTTCGCACCGGAGGACGTCATCGAGACGATGGGCCACCTCGACGACGCGGTCATCGACAAGATCACCCACGAAAATGCCATGGCCGCCTACTCATTCGATCCGTTCCGGTACATCCCGAAAGAACACGCCCGTGCCGGATACCTCCGTGGCCAAGCCGTTGACGTCGACGTCGTGACACACGTCGGGCATCAGGCCAGCCAGCGTGACCGCGACGCGTGGACCCGGATGACGACCTTCGCCCTGCAAGCCCAGGGCGCGACACCGGTGACCGTGGAAGCGTCCGGCATCGCCGGGCGAGCCACCACGCTGGGCAACTGA
- a CDS encoding CaiB/BaiF CoA-transferase family protein yields MAHQPPFAGWRVLELSNGIAAAYAGKMFADAGADVVKVESSQGDSLRSWSAGGGPPGALFGYLAAGKKSVTDDNLAALLAGADVVLTDLTDEWTLNELAAQKHPSTVLVAVTPFGTTGPYVDDQVLANEFILQALSGSIASRGWPGDEPVQAGGRLGEWLAGTFAAAVAAATTRHAARTGHGEIIDASTYEAMAIAMGGLPAMSASVMGPDSQMNSRSLELPSIVPTADGMVGFCTITAQQFQDFLVLIERADLLDDAELASIEGRIARRDEFLRMVTRWTENRTTQEIVDLAVAFRIPVAPIGTPATLPTVDHFVQRGVFVESDSGVLQPRVPYRGSAITTMPPRRPPELGEHSGSIDWPPRPEGTDRADPEALPLSDIRVADFTAFWAGPFATQFLGALGADVVKVEGVRRPDGMRFSAGRPPTWDQWWEWGPVFLCSNNNKRGISIELGTDAGRAAALKLIAASDLVIENFSPRVMENFDLQWDAVSAANPHAVMVRMPAFGLDGPWRDRVGFAQTMEQATGMAWITGHAEGPPVIPRGVCDPIAGLHAAFAAVAALVVRDRDDVGVHVESTMVEAALNVAAEMLVEYSRNGIELRRQGNRGPGASPQGVYRCLGDDEWVAVAAMDDAARAALARLVEHPERCSNDIDKLISGWAAGRTVPDAVRELRSAGVAAAPVRAPAGLLTDPHLLARGFWERVDHPVAGSFLCTGMPFTFSGRPRRWIRRGAPLYGEHTRDVLTELGYGRADLAELAALKITAARPAGL; encoded by the coding sequence GTGGCACACCAACCACCCTTCGCCGGGTGGCGCGTGCTGGAATTGTCCAACGGAATCGCCGCTGCCTACGCGGGGAAGATGTTCGCCGACGCCGGTGCCGACGTCGTGAAGGTCGAGTCGAGCCAGGGTGATTCACTGCGGTCATGGTCGGCCGGCGGCGGGCCACCGGGCGCGCTGTTCGGTTACCTGGCCGCCGGAAAGAAATCGGTGACAGACGACAACCTGGCCGCGTTGTTGGCCGGGGCCGACGTCGTACTCACCGACCTGACCGACGAATGGACGCTGAACGAACTTGCGGCTCAGAAACATCCGTCGACGGTGCTCGTTGCCGTCACGCCGTTCGGCACCACCGGACCCTATGTCGACGATCAAGTGCTGGCCAACGAGTTCATCCTGCAGGCGCTGTCCGGGTCGATCGCCAGCCGCGGCTGGCCGGGAGACGAACCCGTGCAGGCCGGCGGGCGGCTCGGCGAGTGGCTGGCCGGCACCTTCGCGGCAGCGGTCGCCGCGGCCACCACGCGCCACGCCGCACGCACCGGACATGGTGAGATCATCGACGCCTCGACCTACGAGGCGATGGCCATCGCGATGGGCGGGCTGCCCGCCATGTCGGCCAGCGTGATGGGCCCGGACTCCCAGATGAATTCCCGCAGTTTAGAACTCCCGTCGATTGTGCCCACCGCCGACGGCATGGTCGGTTTCTGCACCATCACCGCACAACAGTTCCAGGATTTCCTGGTGCTCATCGAGCGCGCCGATCTGCTGGACGACGCCGAGCTGGCATCCATCGAGGGGCGCATCGCGCGTCGCGACGAGTTCCTGCGGATGGTCACCCGGTGGACCGAAAATCGCACCACCCAAGAGATCGTCGACCTTGCCGTGGCATTTCGCATTCCGGTGGCACCGATCGGGACGCCCGCCACGCTCCCGACGGTCGATCACTTCGTGCAGCGGGGTGTATTCGTCGAATCCGACTCCGGCGTGCTGCAACCGCGAGTGCCCTACCGCGGCTCAGCCATCACCACCATGCCCCCGAGGCGACCTCCGGAACTCGGCGAGCACAGCGGCAGCATCGACTGGCCGCCCCGTCCGGAAGGCACCGACCGGGCCGATCCGGAGGCACTTCCGTTGTCCGACATCCGAGTTGCCGACTTCACGGCTTTCTGGGCCGGACCATTCGCCACCCAGTTTCTCGGCGCGCTCGGCGCCGACGTCGTCAAGGTGGAGGGCGTGCGGCGGCCCGACGGCATGCGGTTCTCAGCCGGCCGGCCACCGACCTGGGACCAGTGGTGGGAATGGGGCCCGGTCTTCCTGTGCAGCAACAACAACAAACGCGGCATCAGCATCGAACTCGGAACCGACGCCGGGCGTGCGGCGGCGTTGAAGCTCATCGCCGCAAGCGATCTCGTCATCGAGAACTTCTCGCCGCGGGTGATGGAGAACTTCGACCTGCAATGGGATGCCGTGAGCGCCGCGAACCCACACGCTGTCATGGTGCGGATGCCGGCGTTCGGGCTGGACGGTCCGTGGCGCGACCGGGTGGGCTTCGCGCAGACCATGGAGCAGGCGACGGGCATGGCATGGATCACCGGCCACGCCGAGGGTCCGCCGGTGATCCCGCGCGGTGTGTGCGACCCGATCGCGGGTCTACACGCCGCCTTCGCCGCCGTGGCGGCATTGGTGGTCCGCGACCGCGACGATGTCGGTGTGCACGTCGAATCCACGATGGTGGAGGCGGCATTGAATGTGGCCGCCGAAATGCTGGTCGAATACTCGCGCAACGGAATCGAACTGCGCCGTCAGGGAAATCGCGGCCCTGGCGCCAGCCCGCAGGGTGTGTACCGCTGCCTGGGCGACGACGAGTGGGTGGCCGTTGCTGCGATGGACGACGCCGCCCGCGCGGCACTGGCCAGGCTCGTCGAGCACCCCGAGCGGTGCTCGAACGACATCGACAAACTGATCAGCGGCTGGGCCGCGGGCCGCACGGTGCCGGACGCGGTACGCGAACTGCGATCGGCCGGGGTGGCGGCCGCCCCCGTGAGAGCACCGGCCGGCCTGCTCACCGATCCGCACCTGCTTGCCCGTGGCTTCTGGGAACGCGTCGACCATCCGGTTGCGGGCTCGTTCCTGTGCACGGGCATGCCGTTCACCTTTTCCGGCCGGCCGCGGCGCTGGATTCGCCGGGGCGCCCCGCTGTATGGCGAGCACACCCGCGACGTGCTGACCGAATTAGGTTACGGCCGTGCTGATCTCGCCGAGCTGGCCGCGTTGAAGATCACCGCGGCACGGCCGGCGGGCTTGTGA
- a CDS encoding thiolase family protein: protein MSSPRTAAIVGVYNTVQGRRLDAETSRGLAVKAIRGALDDAGLQLDDVDGISAGPLSTALIYDLRIGPAWQGTGFGVGMITEAATAIEHGMADVVVLVAAQAGEYRDHEATAPWTRPENEFVAPWGMFTTAEFALIARRHMHVYGTTREQLSMVAATIRNNGSNNPEAVYYQRGPFAPADITASRLIADPFHLLDCATTSEGGCALVVANVDAAETSGQPIYILGSGADFHGPSYQHPPAWDLAGRRGDHVNGVVGRRAADRAFAHAGIRRDDVDVLELYDPFSFEIIRQLEAFRFCGDGEGGPFVADGHIAIDGSHPITTDGGTMSFSHAGANPQMMQRAVRAVQQLRGDAGALQVPDAHIAFCSNGGAGALFTTVLLLGDEPR from the coding sequence GTGAGTTCACCCCGCACCGCGGCCATCGTCGGGGTGTACAACACCGTCCAGGGCCGGCGACTGGACGCCGAAACCTCACGCGGCCTGGCCGTCAAAGCGATCAGGGGCGCACTCGACGACGCCGGTCTACAGCTGGACGACGTGGACGGTATCAGCGCGGGCCCGCTGTCGACCGCGCTGATCTACGACCTTCGCATCGGGCCGGCCTGGCAGGGAACGGGATTCGGTGTCGGCATGATCACCGAGGCGGCCACCGCGATCGAGCACGGCATGGCCGATGTCGTGGTGCTCGTCGCCGCGCAGGCCGGTGAATACCGCGACCACGAGGCCACCGCGCCCTGGACGCGACCGGAGAACGAGTTCGTCGCGCCCTGGGGCATGTTCACCACCGCAGAATTCGCGCTCATCGCCCGCCGGCACATGCACGTCTACGGCACCACGCGCGAACAACTGTCGATGGTCGCGGCGACCATCCGCAACAACGGGTCGAACAACCCGGAAGCCGTTTACTACCAACGTGGTCCGTTCGCACCCGCTGACATCACCGCGTCGCGCCTGATCGCCGACCCGTTTCATCTTCTCGATTGCGCCACCACCTCCGAGGGTGGCTGCGCGTTGGTGGTCGCCAATGTCGACGCGGCGGAAACGTCGGGGCAGCCGATCTACATCCTGGGCAGTGGCGCCGATTTTCACGGCCCGTCCTACCAACACCCCCCCGCGTGGGATCTCGCCGGACGCCGCGGCGATCACGTCAACGGCGTGGTGGGCCGGCGGGCGGCCGACCGTGCCTTCGCGCACGCCGGAATCCGGCGCGATGACGTCGACGTGCTGGAACTATACGACCCGTTCTCGTTCGAAATCATCCGGCAATTGGAAGCATTCCGGTTCTGCGGAGACGGGGAGGGCGGGCCGTTCGTCGCCGACGGTCACATCGCTATCGACGGCAGCCACCCGATCACCACCGACGGGGGAACCATGTCGTTCAGTCATGCCGGCGCCAACCCGCAGATGATGCAGCGTGCCGTTCGCGCGGTGCAACAGTTGCGCGGTGACGCCGGGGCCCTGCAGGTGCCGGACGCACATATCGCCTTTTGCAGCAACGGCGGTGCGGGAGCCCTGTTCACCACGGTGCTGCTGTTGGGAGACGAGCCACGATGA
- a CDS encoding Zn-ribbon domain-containing OB-fold protein has protein sequence MSLLHPQNGSVPHASSPVSVPFWEGCRAEELRYQHCGDCGVANFPPTEHCRYCLSGSLAWTRSGGMGEIYSWTVVHRPVTADFQPPYAPAIVTLDEGYQMLTNIVGIETEALAVGLRVRVAFRAVGADLTLPYFTGSP, from the coding sequence ATGAGCCTGTTGCACCCACAGAATGGCTCCGTACCGCATGCCAGCAGTCCGGTCAGCGTCCCGTTCTGGGAGGGCTGCCGCGCCGAAGAGCTGCGCTACCAGCACTGCGGTGATTGCGGCGTCGCCAACTTCCCGCCCACGGAACACTGCCGCTACTGCCTTTCGGGGTCGTTGGCATGGACACGCAGTGGCGGAATGGGCGAAATCTACAGCTGGACCGTCGTGCACCGGCCGGTGACCGCCGACTTCCAGCCGCCCTACGCACCGGCGATCGTGACGTTGGATGAGGGTTACCAGATGCTGACCAACATCGTCGGGATCGAGACCGAAGCCCTGGCCGTCGGCCTGCGGGTAAGAGTCGCATTCCGCGCCGTGGGAGCGGATCTGACCCTCCCCTACTTCACCGGGTCGCCGTGA
- a CDS encoding MarR family transcriptional regulator: protein MSPRRTTDGLPVTAFLVLGVLAATDEQLTAGEIKTRAELSVGHFYWSPSVSHVRRELNRLLERALVNEIGAQSGKRAIMLYETTDSGLDALRRWVQHLPGEDQVVIKHPVILRTWLARGEDPERVVDNLEQHLKATRARLDEALWSQQRSREEGILNDQDQRYSFAVLNYAIRGLYAEISNVEQLRDEIACGTTRDPARRVRRPKGQIRRRTKGAESLRAETGQSSRCRNP, encoded by the coding sequence GTGAGCCCGCGGCGTACCACCGACGGTCTGCCGGTGACGGCCTTCCTGGTGCTGGGCGTGCTGGCCGCCACCGACGAACAGCTCACTGCCGGCGAAATCAAAACGCGCGCTGAACTTTCCGTCGGCCACTTCTACTGGTCGCCCTCGGTCAGCCACGTGCGGCGCGAATTGAACCGACTGCTGGAGCGCGCACTGGTCAACGAAATCGGCGCGCAGTCCGGCAAACGGGCCATCATGCTTTACGAGACCACCGACTCTGGCCTGGATGCCTTGCGCCGTTGGGTCCAACACCTACCTGGCGAGGACCAGGTCGTCATCAAACACCCCGTGATCCTGCGCACCTGGCTGGCCCGCGGCGAGGACCCCGAGCGCGTCGTGGACAACCTGGAACAGCATCTCAAGGCAACGCGGGCGCGGCTGGACGAAGCATTGTGGTCGCAACAACGGTCCAGAGAAGAAGGCATCCTGAATGATCAGGACCAGCGCTACTCGTTCGCTGTACTCAACTACGCCATCCGCGGTCTGTATGCGGAGATCTCCAATGTCGAGCAGTTGCGCGACGAGATCGCCTGCGGCACCACGCGAGACCCGGCGCGGCGGGTCCGGCGCCCGAAAGGCCAGATCCGCCGGCGCACCAAGGGGGCCGAGAGTCTTCGCGCGGAGACCGGTCAATCCAGCCGGTGCAGGAATCCATAA
- a CDS encoding TetR/AcrR family transcriptional regulator gives MTIVTRSTTTAVKEGAPVSQRPPAEKSVVAETRAPGSRRPRGEPRKLLLAAARDLFARQDYRSTTTREIAESAGVTEHLLFRNFGSKAGLFREALVLPFTEFVEGFGRTWESVIPDQTDERELARLFVEHLYDLFVDHQGLLLTLVSAQALSEEEQADTGIADIRRALTVLSRIGAEGMRIRGIRSNQPDLPAYSTVAMVAGMAALRSTYFGTEHPSRNAIIDELVQAILYGFLHRLD, from the coding sequence ATGACTATCGTCACTAGGTCAACCACCACCGCGGTCAAGGAAGGAGCACCTGTGTCCCAGCGACCTCCCGCTGAGAAGTCGGTCGTCGCCGAGACGCGGGCTCCTGGTTCGCGCCGCCCGCGTGGGGAACCACGCAAGCTGTTGCTCGCCGCCGCCCGCGATCTGTTCGCGCGTCAGGACTACCGCAGCACGACTACTCGTGAAATCGCCGAATCTGCCGGCGTGACCGAACATCTGCTGTTCCGAAACTTCGGATCGAAGGCGGGCCTGTTCCGGGAGGCCCTCGTCTTGCCCTTCACCGAATTCGTCGAAGGCTTCGGACGCACATGGGAATCGGTCATTCCTGACCAGACCGACGAACGCGAGCTTGCTCGGCTCTTTGTCGAGCATCTCTACGACCTTTTCGTCGATCACCAGGGCCTGCTCTTGACGCTGGTGTCCGCTCAGGCCCTCAGCGAGGAAGAACAGGCCGATACCGGCATCGCCGACATCAGAAGGGCCCTCACGGTCCTCAGCCGGATCGGCGCGGAGGGCATGCGTATACGCGGCATCCGATCCAATCAGCCTGACCTGCCCGCATACTCGACAGTCGCCATGGTCGCCGGGATGGCCGCATTGCGCTCCACGTATTTCGGCACCGAGCACCCGTCGCGAAATGCCATCATCGACGAACTCGTCCAAGCGATTCTTTATGGATTCCTGCACCGGCTGGATTGA
- a CDS encoding alpha/beta fold hydrolase: MPTIDISAGAIHYEATGPDDGRPVVFVHGYLMGGQLWRQVSERLVGRGLRCIAPTWPLGAHPEPLRPRADRSITGVAGIVAEFLAALDLTDVVLVGNDTGGVVTQLVAVHHPERLGALVLTSCDAFEHFPPPILKPVILAAKSKKVFHTAIQGMRAPVARRRAYEGLAHSDIDALTKIWVRPALSNAAIAEDLRQFSLSLRTEVTTGVAARLPEFDKPTLIAWSADDAFFELEDGRRLAATIPHARLEVIDGARTFSMLDRPDHLVDLLSSIAVRA; encoded by the coding sequence ATGCCGACGATCGACATTAGCGCCGGAGCCATCCATTACGAAGCAACCGGACCTGACGACGGTCGACCCGTGGTCTTCGTGCACGGGTACCTGATGGGCGGCCAACTGTGGCGCCAGGTCAGCGAACGCCTGGTCGGTCGCGGACTGCGCTGCATCGCCCCTACCTGGCCGCTCGGCGCCCATCCCGAGCCGCTGCGCCCCCGAGCAGACCGGAGCATCACCGGCGTCGCCGGTATCGTCGCAGAATTCCTTGCCGCGCTCGATCTCACGGATGTGGTGCTGGTGGGCAATGACACCGGCGGAGTGGTGACCCAACTCGTGGCGGTGCATCACCCGGAGCGACTCGGTGCGCTGGTGCTCACCAGTTGCGATGCGTTCGAACACTTTCCGCCGCCCATCCTCAAGCCGGTCATCCTCGCGGCCAAGTCGAAGAAGGTCTTCCACACCGCCATCCAGGGCATGCGGGCGCCGGTCGCACGCCGGCGCGCCTACGAAGGCCTGGCGCACAGCGACATTGATGCCCTGACCAAGATCTGGGTGCGGCCGGCGCTGTCGAATGCGGCAATCGCCGAGGATCTGCGCCAATTCTCGCTGTCGCTGCGCACCGAGGTCACTACCGGCGTGGCTGCCCGGCTGCCGGAATTCGACAAGCCGACGCTGATCGCGTGGTCGGCTGACGACGCGTTCTTCGAGCTGGAAGACGGCCGCCGGCTCGCCGCGACGATTCCCCACGCCCGGTTGGAGGTCATCGACGGGGCCCGCACCTTCTCGATGCTGGATCGGCCTGACCACCTTGTCGATCTGCTGTCGTCGATCGCGGTGCGCGCCTAG
- a CDS encoding TetR/AcrR family transcriptional regulator, protein MESKRRTQEERSAATREALISAARKLWGRRGYAEVGTPEIATEAGVTRGAMYHQFTDKAALFRDVVEAVELDVMTRMGTLVASSGATTPADMIRAAVDAWLEVSGDPEVRQLILLDAPAVLGWAAFRDVAQRYSLGMTEQLITEAIKAGQLARLPVRPLATVLIGALDEAAMAIATADDQKRIRKEVRQVLHRLIDGMLEG, encoded by the coding sequence ATGGAAAGCAAGAGGCGCACCCAGGAGGAGCGCTCCGCGGCGACCCGCGAGGCGCTGATCTCGGCTGCCCGCAAGTTGTGGGGCCGGCGCGGCTATGCCGAAGTGGGTACCCCGGAGATCGCCACCGAAGCCGGTGTCACCCGCGGTGCGATGTACCACCAATTCACCGACAAGGCAGCGTTATTCCGCGATGTGGTGGAAGCGGTCGAGCTGGATGTGATGACCCGGATGGGCACGCTGGTGGCGTCGTCGGGAGCCACCACCCCGGCCGACATGATCCGGGCCGCGGTCGACGCCTGGCTCGAGGTGTCCGGTGATCCGGAGGTGCGCCAGTTGATCCTGTTGGACGCACCCGCCGTGCTCGGCTGGGCGGCCTTTCGCGACGTCGCCCAGCGCTACAGCCTGGGCATGACCGAGCAGCTGATCACCGAGGCGATCAAGGCGGGTCAGCTGGCGCGACTGCCGGTGCGCCCGCTGGCCACCGTCCTGATCGGAGCGCTGGATGAGGCAGCCATGGCGATCGCGACCGCCGACGACCAGAAGCGGATCCGCAAGGAGGTCCGCCAGGTCCTGCACCGGCTCATCGACGGAATGCTCGAGGGGTAG